The Methylophilus sp. TWE2 region AAGACAAGCCTGTAGAATCAGCGCGCTATCCTCTGCCGAGCGCTGGCCCAACTGCCCGACCTCCAGTGTCAGGCCCGGCTTGCCTCTGGTTTGCGCCGTATTCGGATAGGAAATGGAATGCGCAGGGTCATGGGGACGCTCGTCGTATAGCACAATCTGCGGGACGCCCAGTGACTTGGCAAATGCCAATGTTTTCTCATCCAGCGGCGCCTGATGCATGACTGGGGAATAGACATGCGGCAACAAAGTCTGGTTGGCACTGCCGGAGTGAATATCCAACAGATAATCGGTCTTGCTGATGATCTGCTCAGTCATAAAATAGGCAATCTGTTCGGTCAGGGTGCCATCGGCCTTGCCGGGAAACACCCGATTGAGATTTTTCTCATCCACCGGACTGAGGGCAATTCTGTGTCCGTGAAAACCCTCCAGATTGGCAAGGTGTATCAATATTAATGTCCCATGCAATTGGTCAGGCTGTATGGTTCGAGCTAATTGCTGCAAAGCAAATATCGCTGGAAACTCATCGCCATGAATCCCCGCGGTCAGTGTCAAAACCGGGCCAGAGAATTGACCATGAATGACCGTGATCGGCAATGCTGTCTTGCCGACAGGCTGCATCCATGCCTGCACATTTCCCGGTGCCACGTGCTGTCCAATGCCAACAAATGGCGCTTGTGCAAACGCACCACAGATGTGAGAAACCATCATCATGATAAACAAATAACGCATTACCATCCCAACATTGCAACATTGTTGCGAAAAAGAGGCAATTGTACATGAATAGCGCCCATTTCCAGAGCATCATAACCATCTATAAATCTAGGTAAAATCATGAGCGGTTTTTACGTATAGACCTCAGGCGCAGATCGAAACACCGGCGTATATTAATAGTCATACAAGCACATCAATTAGATGTACTTTCAAACAACTTAAAGGAGATTATCATGTGGACTAAACCAGCTGCTACCGAAATGCGTTTTGGCTTTGAAGTGACAATGTACGTCATGAACAAATAATCAGTGCCGTGTTTATCACACGCTGAACGAAACCCGCCGCAAGGCGGGTTTTTTGTTGCCAGTTGTGGTCTCTAAAAATACTCTCCATTAACTGCAACTTAAATAGCGCTAACAAGGCTTAGCCGCAGGAACCTTCTATTCGTGAGGTTTACTAACTCATCATGATTAGCCCTATAATTACGTCATTATCTCGTCTTATGACGTTTTCTCACGGAGTATCGAATGCGTTTACAGTCTGTTTTAGTTTTATTATTAGCCGCGACGCTGAGCCAGCCAGCATTTTCTCGTAATATCAGCAATGAGCAGGCGGAGGCTGCCAGCGCGCGGGATGCTGTGGGTGACGCCATGAGTAAGCTCAGTGATCTAGAACAAAAAATCAAATCTCAAGAAGCGCTTGTCGCACGCGAACAGGAACGGTTAAAGCAATACCAGTCTGAAAAAGCCCAGACTGAGAAGGACCTTGAAAACAAAAAAATGATTTTTGAGCAAAAATCAAAAGTGCTCGATGATGCCTGGAAACAACGTAACGACTACTGATTGAGTCCCAGCCTTTCTCAAACACCAGTTTCAGGACTGGTGTTTTTTTATGTCTTCACGTGACATGCGCACCTGATTGACAATGCTTTTGAGAAATCAAGGCAAGTTGACCTGCGTCAATACCCCATGCTCATTGCCGACCTACAATGCACCCAAGTTCAATGCACTAATGGAGTGATCACAATGAAAAAAACCGCAATCAGTTTAATGTTGGCAGCGTTATTGCCTGCCATGAATGTACAGGCAGAACAAGGCGATTGGGTTGTCCGCTTGCGTGCCACCAATGTCAAACCAAATGAAGACAGCAGCCTGGGCAAATACGTCAACCAGAATGTTGCCAACGTCATGACACCAAGCGCTGAACTCAAAGTGGACAGTAATACCATCCCTGAGCTTGATATCAGTTACTACTGGACAAAGA contains the following coding sequences:
- a CDS encoding M14 family metallopeptidase, yielding MRYLFIMMMVSHICGAFAQAPFVGIGQHVAPGNVQAWMQPVGKTALPITVIHGQFSGPVLTLTAGIHGDEFPAIFALQQLARTIQPDQLHGTLILIHLANLEGFHGHRIALSPVDEKNLNRVFPGKADGTLTEQIAYFMTEQIISKTDYLLDIHSGSANQTLLPHVYSPVMHQAPLDEKTLAFAKSLGVPQIVLYDERPHDPAHSISYPNTAQTRGKPGLTLEVGQLGQRSAEDSALILQACLNALRHLGMLDASALNASAKAAATAQPKSAPVFYRKLVAVRSTVTGIFYPLVKVGDAVASGQAVGRVENYFGQPLETLYAPVAGTVLMQKETPPIRQGESTTDIGVLQ
- the pqqA gene encoding pyrroloquinoline quinone precursor peptide PqqA, coding for MWTKPAATEMRFGFEVTMYVMNK